One window from the genome of Cucumis melo cultivar AY chromosome 12, USDA_Cmelo_AY_1.0, whole genome shotgun sequence encodes:
- the LOC103500547 gene encoding pentatricopeptide repeat-containing protein At2g27610, producing the protein MTLGSSLRTLQNKAKITVGNGILQNSIHHIKHFLHPHGFLYHQSLPFISQPSRPRYTHQLFDEIPLKDISHYNRLLFDFSRNNHDREALDLFKDLHSSGLGVDGFTLSCALKVCGVLFDQVVGRQVHCQSLKSGFLEDVSVGTSLVDMYMKTENFEDGRGIFDEMGIKNVVSWTSLLAGYARNGLNDEVIHLINQMQMEGVNPNGFTFATVLGALADESIIEGGVQVHAMIVKNGFEFTTFVCNALICMYLKSEMAGDAEAVFDSMVVRDSVTWNIMIGGYAAIGFYLEGFQMFHRMRLAGVKLSQTVFCTILKLCSQQRELNFTKQLHCGVVKNGYEFAQNIRTALMVTYSKCSSVNEAFKLFSMADAAHNVVTWTAMIGGFVQNNNNEKAVDLFCQMSREGVRPNHFTYTTVLAGRPSSLLGQLHAQIIKADYEKVPSVATALLDAYVKMGNVVESARVFYSIPAKDIVAWSAMLTGLAQTRDSEKAMEVFIQLAKEGAKPNEYTFSSVINACSSSAATVEQGKQIHAIAVKSGKSNALCVSSALLTMYSKKGNIESAEKVFNRQEERDIVSWNSMITGYGQHGDAKKALEVFQIMQNQGLPLDDVTFIGVLTACTHAGLVEEGEKYFNIMIKDYHIDQTIDHYSCMVDLYSRAGMFDKAIDIINGMPFPANPTMWRTLLAACRVHRNLELGKLAAEKLVSLQPNDSVGYVLLSNIHAVAGNWEEKAHVRKLMDKRKIKKEAGCSWIEIKNRIFSFLAGDVSHPFSDLVYAKLEELSIKLKDMGYQPDTNYVFHDVEEEHKEAILSQHSERLAIAYGLIALPPGAPIQIVKNLRICGDCHNVIELISLIEERTLIVRDSNRFHHFKGGVCSCGGYW; encoded by the coding sequence ATGACTTTAGGCTCCTCTCTAAGGACCCTTCAAAACAAAGCCAAAATCACTGTTGGAAATGGCATATTACAGAATTCCATTCATCATATCAAACATTTCTTGCATCCCCATGGCTTCCTTTATCATCAATCTCTTCCCTTCATTTCTCAACCCTCGCGCCCACGTTACACCCACCAACTGTTCGACGAAATTCCCCTTAAAGATATCTCGCACTACAATCGTCTGCTCTTCGACTTCTCTCGCAACAATCATGATCGAGAAGCTTTGGATCTCTTCAAGGACCTTCACTCTTCTGGGTTGGGTGTTGATGGGTTCACTCTGTCCTGTGCTTTGAAGGTCTGCGGAGTCTTGTTTGATCAAGTTGTGGGAAGACAGGTGCATTGTCAATCTTTGAAATCTGGGTTCTTGGAGGATGTCAGCGTTGGGACTTCTCTTGTTGATATGTATATGAAAACGGAAAATTTTGAGGATGGAAGAGGAATCTTTGATGAAATGGGTATAAAAAATGTTGTGTCGTGGACTTCATTGCTGGCTGGATATGCACGGAATGGGTTGAACGATGAAGTTATACATTTGATTAATCAAATGCAGATGGAAGGAGTGAACCCAAACGGCTTTACTTTTGCAACTGTTCTTGGAGCATTGGCTGATGAGAGTATCATTGAGGGAGGAGTTCAAGTTCATGCCATGATAGTAAAAAATGGGTTTGAATTTACCACGTTTGTGTGCAATGCTTTGATATGTATGTATCTGAAATCTGAGATGGCTGGAGATGCTGAAGCTGTTTTTGATAGTATGGTTGTTAGAGATTCAGTCACTTGGAATATTATGATTGGTGGTTATGCAGCCATTGGGTTTTATTTAGAAGGCTTTCAAATGTTTCATCGGATGAGACTTGCAGGTGTTAAGCTCAGCCAAACTGTATTTTGTACAATTCTAAAGCTATGCTCTCAACAGAGGGAATTGAATTTTACCAAACAGCTGCATTGTGGGGTCGTAAAAAATGGCTATGAATTTGCTCAGAACATCAGAACAGCACTCATGGTCACTTACAGCAAGTGCAGCTCAGTGAATGAAGCTTTCAAGTTGTTCTCCATGGCGGATGCAGCTCATAATGTTGTTACCTGGACAGCCATGATTGGTGGGTTTGTGCAGAACAACAACAATGAGAAGGCGGTTGATTTATTTTGTCAAATGAGTAGGGAAGGCGTAAGACCAAACCATTTCACCTACACCACGGTCCTTGCAGGTAGACCTTCTTCATTACTTGGCCAACTTCATGCACAAATCATTAAAGCTGATTACGAGAAAGTACCTTCAGTAGCTACCGCACTTTTAGATGCATACGTTAAGATGGGAAATGTGGTCGAGAGTGCACGAGTTTTTTATTCTATTCCTGCAAAGGACATTGTTGCATGGTCCGCTATGTTAACTGGTTTAGCTCAAACAAGAGATTCTGAAAAGGCAATGGAAGTATTTATTCAATTGGCGAAAGAGGGAGCAAAACCAAATGAGTACACCTTTTCTAGTGTAATCAATGCATGTTCATCCTCTGCAGCAACAGTAGAACAAGGTAAACAAATTCATGCAATTGCAGTGAAATCAGGAAAGAGTAATGCTTTATGTGTAAGCAGTGCTTTGCTCACAATGTACTCCAAAAAAGGTAATATTGAGAGTGCAGAAAAGGTTTTCAACAGACAAGAGGAGAGAGATATAGTTTCGTGGAACTCGATGATAACTGGATATGGCCAACATGGTGATGCCAAGAAAGCTCTTGAGGTGTTTCAAATTATGCAAAACCAAGGACTACCATTGGATGATGTTACATTCATTGGAGTTCTTACTGCTTGTACTCATGCAGGCTTAGTGGAAGAAGGTGAAAAGTACTTCAATATTATGATTAAGGATTACCATATTGATCAAACAATCGACCATTATTCGTGCATGGTTGATCTATACAGCCGAGCCGGAATGTTTGACAAAGCCATAGACATCAttaatggaatgccattccctGCTAATCCAACAATGTGGCGGACTCTACTGGCAGCCTGTCGTGTTCATCGTAATCTAGAGCTCGGAAAACTCGCTGCAGAAAAGCTTGTCTCACTTCAGCCGAATGACTCGGTCGGATATGTCCTGTTATCCAACATCCATGCTGTGGCTGGCAATTGGGAAGAGAAAGCCCATGTGAGGAAACTGATGGATAAGAGGAAGATAAAAAAGGAAGCTGGGTGCAGCTGGATTGAGATAAAAAACAGGATTTTCTCATTCTTGGCTGGTGATGTTTCACATCCATTTTCTGATCTTGTTTATGCAAAACTTGAAGAGCTAAGTATTAAGCTAAAAGATATGGGTTATCAGCCAGATACAAATTATGTTTTTCATGATGTAGAAGAGGAACATAAAGAAGCCATTCTCTCTCAACATAGTGAGAGATTGGCAATTGCTTATGGATTGATTGCTCTTCCACCTGGAGCTCCTATTCAGATTGTGAAAAATCTAAGAATTTGTGGAGATTGCCACAATGTAATTGAGTTAATATCGTTGATTGAAGAGAGAACTCTGATTGTCAGAGATTCAAACAGGTTTCACCATTTCAAAGGAGGAGTTTGCTCTTGTGGGGGTTATTGGTAA